gaagatgaggtatgagtgccaatgagataactgtccatccaagtcacaatttataaaagtaaaccattaaaggttgaattacagtcttcaacaaacccattttatttctttaaaaatcctGATACTGTCAAAGGGAAAAAATGTTGTAAAACTGAACGAAAAACTTTCATAGTCACAAATGGTTTGATAAATGGTAAATtatgtttaatattatttaaaattctGTAGGTCTTAAACCAATTGAAGAAGACCTTCAAAAAAACTACAAAAGACATACAGCTTCATTTTATATTCAAACAGCTATTAAAAAACCTCCATGTCAGTGATTATTTTGATAACAAACAGGAAAAGGAACTTTATAAAAGGCACTATCCTGTCATCACTAAGGTTTGAGTTCTAACCTTGTGCAGAGCAAGTGCTTCCTGTCAACAGTCTGTTGTTCTCTCCAGGaactccggcttcctccatcaataaaaactaaCCACCATGATATAGCCAACAGAGCAAGTACTTCCTGTCAACAGTCTGTGGCTCTCTCCAGGAactctggcttcctccatcaataaaaactaaCCACCATGATATAGCCAACAGAGCAAGTGCTTCCTGTCAACAGTCTGTGGTTCTCTCCAGgaactccggcttcctccaccaataaaaactaacTGCCATGATATAGCTGATAGATCTGAAAGTGGCGTTAGACACCAACAATCAGTAAATTAATTAAAAGAGTGTGTGTCAAAAAAtgttactgaaaaaaataatgatatcttTCTTTTCCAGATAAAGCAACACAGAAGAAACTAGCTACAGATTCTATGTACAAACTTGAACATGGTTCAGATGATAAACAAAGAGGAAAATCTGTTATTAAAACAATAGGACAAATAGCTGATGAACGAAACCAGTATAAAGATGACTATATAATTAACAAAATAGCTAGAGAAAAATTTAGGGTATTATGATTATTATTGTAATTCAAGAACTTGTTTTGAAGTCCAAGATTTGCTTGATATTGGCTAtggatcaatattttatatttacataaagaaacTTTTTCTTAAGTAGCCAAGGCTTACAGTTACATCGAAGTTAGATCAAGTATATTTGctatatgaaatgattgtaaggtgtacatgcctCTTCTAATTGGGTCAACAATATGTTTTGTGGAAAggtctatttctcagatactataagcaatatagCAACTATACTTGATGAATAAAATGTAAAGAACACATATATCTTTCTGGCAGAGTTCACCTTACATTGACctgacatacatttataatttacatGGTTAAGTATATTTAATACTTATAGTAAAACCTAGctttatttgaaaaatgtttagTGACTGATATCCTGAAGAAAAAATTAAGATGAAAATACCAATATCTGACAGATCTATATGACATAATGTCTTGTAAACCCTTGAGGATGTTATTGGAGATGTATTAtactttttatgttttctttataacATTTCAACTAAAAAGTGGTTTTATCACACATTTGCCTTTCAAGTCCATATAcataaatattcatgaatatgtCTAGGTCTTATTTTTCAAAAAACCTATTAGTAATTAGACATGTTGTGGCAGTTTATGAATTTCTGCAGCTTATGTTGACTTGGAACTGTGTCATTGAATAAGACCCTACAACTCTTAACTCAGAGTTTGATGCAGTAAATAACATATGTTGTAGAATGAGAAGAAAGCAATTAAAGTAACAGAAGAGGTagataaagaattattattaaaatCATCCCTTGACATCTCACTGGTGAAGGAAACAGATGAAGATAAGAAACTGGCTGGGCTACTGAGACTTAGACCTACAGAAAGTAAGATTATATAAAGTGGGCTACTGAGACTTCAACCTACTGAAAGAAAGATTATATAAAGTGGGCTATTGAGACTTAGACCTACTGAAAGTAAGATTATATAAAGTGGGCTATTGAGACTTAGACCTACAGAAAGTAAGATTATATAAAGTGGGCTACTGAGACTTAGACCTACTGAAAGTAAGATTATATAAAGTGGGCTACTGAGACTTAGACCTACTCAGAGTTAGATTATATAAAGTGGGCTACTGAGACTTAGACCTACTGAAAGTAAGATTATATAAAGTGGGCTACTGAGACTTAGGCCTACTGTCACAACATGGATTTTTGGGTACCAATGTGCAGTTGGGATTTCAAAAATAGCCCAATTAAAATATTATAGTCTTGTGAAATCCTAACCCATAAACATATTTCATGGCaaaatcataacccattcatagATACCTCAGCTATCgcatattacatttttttacatcTGGACTTGATTTTAAACGATTAAAACgacatttatacaaaaatataatcgAAAGTTGAAAATTATTGACCAATTGACATATTACCTTGATGAAATAGCaacccattgatatatttgatgtgtcaAAAATgggacccattccagcggcacatCTGTAgattacaatacaccattagatttttgGGGTGCAgtcattttatgagcataacattgTATTCAGAATCaagagtatggctaatcctgGTTGGTTGATATGTGCGCctgttattttgtattattaGAGACTTTGTGCATTCTGCATTTTATCATAGGccaaacaaattattttccttaGCCCTAACAGAAATGAGATGTCTTTTCAACGCTAGAACGAGACATGTATTTTTaagtgcaaaattgataggcatgggagataagtacaaaatatgtaaagaaaagcatcgcgaacctatattttttggaccaaaaaatactgtccaaataatttttctgtaattctagcaaggtttcgttaaaaaaatcaactttctaaagtctgtatctcaaaaaaggctatcattgtcgcctatggggaaatttattgtttatttcaatctgtaTATACCTTCATATAGGAAGAGACCCCTCCCCGTGGTCATATTTTATGTTAAACTTCATAGGTTAAGGTCAAAAACTTCAGTTTGTGTTTCAGTTgtcaaccccatgtcctatggtaaagatacaatttttttacCATAAGTTATTATATTACATTACCAGAGCAGGGCCCACatttcaatgatatctagttaatgtttgtgtttttaccacttttattaattttaattatttccaACATTTCAGCATATGATGAAAAACAGATACAGAAAAGGAAAGAAATTGAATCAAGACccatttttgaaacaaataaaacagaaGACTTGCTACAAAAAGGAAATGATACCAAACATAACTTAGCCAAATCTATTGCATTGAGGAAAACCAGTCCATTTGACACGATTAAATCTTCTTCTAATTCATCAAAGCAGATCAGAAAAATGTTAGGAGTTAGAAAGAGATCACTTGAAAGCAATTTAGAAGAAGATTCTccacattttaaaaagatgaaagTTGCTATGGACATTTCAGTTGAACAGTCAATGGATAATGGAAATTTAAATACTGTTTTTGTAGATGCAGGGAGTGATATTGTTCCTGAAGATTCTATAAATCGTCCTGATTCTTATAAATCATTTTGTGATATAGACAAAAACATTATTGAAGCAGATACTTGCAAAAGTCCTGTGATAAAGTTACAAAGTCCAATAACCAGTAGTGGTGCTCTTAGTTTAGTGTCAGTATATGCTGACAGTGAAAGTGAATCTTCAGAAggataaattaaatatttattttatatgtgtCTATATTTTATTCCTTGTACCCATGACAATAAATGATGGACTAGATCAACATACAATTGATAAGATTGGTCCACACTTGAGTAAAGTTTCCCAACTGAAACAAGTATTGCTCTAATGGCCTTAAAGTTGTTATGATTCACTTTGGCAAAGACTTTTAAATTTTTGTCCCTGCAAAATGGAGGACATAGAAATATTGTATGTCCATCTGTCCAGTCTTGTTAGTGTCTTatatgtacaattcttgccagattttttataaaacttatattatagatttatacatgtatcagcaATGTCTTGAATGAGTTTGAAAATCTGATGGTGccgatttattatttttattaaaaagagTTTTTCCACTGAGAAACATTAATAATATGGAAAATTGAATCGTTAgtgctctcatgtgtacaattcttacCAGATCTTTATGAAACTTAACTTGcaggttttattttgactttgacttcattttcatggttcattggtcaaatgttcatttttttgtggtttgttatGTTTCTTTGGCActacatctatactattaaacgagaagacctcatttttggtgtcgcttctcttctttccacaataaattaatcaacacgactctgtgtcctatatgtacagtgcaaagtcgcatttgtcatccattcatatgattattcagattgagttattttgggagaaaaacgagaaaaagggcatccggatattgtcccgtcattggacaaaattttaagtcagattatacttccggtttgcgtttacaaataaagtgtattttaattatgttcagagtttattaaatggagagggtctgtatactttgtcaattgaccaccatggatcgattactaaactaagaattgaaagtaaatacacttaatttatatagtaatatatagataagcgctaaaattattcatgtgaacttttgataccttttctgaaattctccattcattaaatattttacaaaattcattgataacaaaaaaaaaagatgtggtatgattgccatgttgagacaactctccacaagagaccaaaataacacagaaatttacgactataggtcaccgtacggccttcaacaacgagcaaagcccattccgcataCTCAGcttaaaaaattcaaacgagaaaactagcagccttatttatgcacaaaaaaaggaacgaaaaacaaatatgtaacacacaaacaaactacaaccactgaactacaggctccttacttaaatgttcataacatactaaatgtatgttcatattgaaattgatagaaaaccaaaaattgggaatcttggaaatgaaggaggaggtataaaacttctaacaacactttacatacttttaactccgctctgaatgcccgcgatttcgcgggtgtgttctagttgtatTAACAACAGGATATTATATTTGGTTTATAGGTGTGCATGTCTGTCTGGCTTGGTTtacttgacatcattttcatggatcattgtcATTCATTAATGATACTAAGTTTAGGTGACACTTTTCATAAAACCTTCATATCACTGACCTTCAACATCAGTTCCATCATTAAGTAAATTAGGCATAGCATGTGCACTCTTGACCAAAACATCTTGGTATTCAGAACCAAAGTTAGTTTCTTTAAGTTATGCTGTAACAGTAAAGGGTGTTTTCCAATCTCTTACTTACCTACATCCTGTTAAGCCTACCTACATTGCAGTTgcagatccagggggagggttccaggGGTTTGAACCTTGTTGGTATAGTATTAAAATTGCCTTACAATTATCATATATTGATCGTGGTCCAGTTTAAGCAGAGAAATTTGTGTTAGTCCTTTTTTTTGGTGTGATTGTCGGTTGTCATAACTCAGTTTTCTAAAGTTATGGTGGTGTTGGGAAATGAAATCTTCTCATTTGAAACTTCAGATGTGAACTTAATAGATTGATGAAAGTTATTACAGAAATCTAGAAAATCTTGTAGATACTTTGTAGTCTCATTCGATTTGATGTTGATGTCTTCAACATAACGGAGCCAAGACAAGGGTTTGTATGGTACACTCGAAAGGATGCGTTAGTTGAGACTCCCCATGAAAATGTTGGCAAAAGACGGTGTCTTCTTGGTTCCCATACTGGTACCGTCAATCTGCAAGTAGTGCCTGTGGttgaatacaaaattgtttttatgCTTTAGTTTCAGCAAATGAACCAGACAGTCAGTAGTGGGATTTTTATCCTTATGATTGTTCAATACTTTTTCACAAGCAACTGTAACTCCTTAATTTTTGGTGTATAAAGAACATGCACCCATCAATACCAAAATTGTGTTGTTTGGTAAGGGATTTAATGTAtacattttcttcaaataatcaGTTGTATCTTGAATGTAGGATGGCATTGTTCTAACATGtggttagtccaaataattgtgacgtctgacaaggctattttaattttttcctgGGTcaagaaggcgtcccagaaaaaaattaaaatagccttgccagacgtcataattatttggactaacgtGTAGTCTAAGATGGTAATCAACAACTCTGATATTTTTTCAGTTGAGTGACCATTGGCAGATACTTTCAGTCTTCCCAGAATCTTTTCTTTATGGAGTTTTGAACACAATAAATTCAACCAGCTGTGCAGGCTTCATCAGGGCATTGATAGTCGTACATGTCGTCATCATCGTGTTTTTTCGCAATTCATATCTGAAAGGACCATTTATTTGTTTGCTAATTTCTTTTGTAGGATCACAAGCTAACTGTTTGTAAAACTTGGTGTTTGTAAGCTGACAATTCCCTTCTTCAATGTAATCAGTTTACTTCATCACAACAACTGCACTTCTTTTGTCTGCTTGTTAAATAACAATATCATCTCAGCATTTATACCATCTCAAAACaaattgcggtcgtatattggtatcacgtcgttgtccgaagacacttagtttctggacaataactttagtttaagtgaatggatctctatgaaatttaaacacaaggtttgaaaccacaaaaggaaggttgggattggttttaggggttatggtccaaaagatttagaaaaaaaggtcccaagaagcatttttctagtgtAATTttccacaggcgcttgggtctaggatacatttttttttttttttttttttttttattaaaatattcaattttctatatttataatgcatatctatcacttctgtgcatgtctcacctagtttcgagtgatttaaacgacccagagaaaatacccaattttactaagtatggatagtaaaattgggtattttctctgggtcgtttaaatcactcgaaactaggtgagacatgcacagaagtgatagatatgcattataaatatagaaaattgaatattttaataaaaaaaaaaaaaaaaatgtatcctagacccaagcgcctgtgtAATTTTCTTAACAGTGTAATTCGATTTTTAATTTTGAgccccgttttaaaattggtccacattgacggccaaagggtccaaaattaaactttgttgaattattggggttctttgatatgacgAATCTATCCATGTATTTTAATTCTTAACTTTTGTAccagtttttaaattggtctacattaaggtccaaagggtccaaaattaaactaagtttgatttaaaaaaaaaatgaattcttggggtacTTTTATATGCTGAAACTAAACATGTCTttaggtttttatacgaccgcaaagtttgaaaaaattttcatcgtatattgctatcactttggcgtcgtcgtctgcgtcgtcgtcgtcgtccgaatacttttagtttccgcactctaactttagtaaaagtgaatggaaatctatgaaattttaacacaaggtttatgagcacaaaaggaaggttggtattgattttgggagttttggtcccaacagtttaggaataaggggccaaaaagggacccaaataagcatttttcttggttttcgcaccataacgttagtataagtaaatagaaatctatgaaatttaaacacaaggtttatgaccataaaaggaaggttggtattgattttgggagttttggtcccaacagaataagggcccaaagggtccaaaattaaactttgtttgatttcatcaaaattgaataattggggttctttgatatgccgaatctaactgtcatgactgtgtatgtagattcttaacttttggtcccgttttcaaattggtctacattaaggtccaaagggtccaaaattaaacttagtttgattttgacaaaaaatgaatcagttaggttctttgatatgctgaatctaaaaatgtacttagattcttgattattggcccagttttcaagttggtccaaattggggtccaaaattaaactttgtttgatttcatcaaaaattgaataaatggggttctttgatataccaaatctagctgtgtatgtagattcttcatttttggtcctgttttcaaattggtctacactaaagtccaaagggtccaaaattaaactaagtctgattttaacaaaaatggaaatcttggggttctttgatatgctgaatccaaaaatgtacttagatttttttattatgggcccagttttcaagttggtccaaatcaggatctaaaattattatattaagtattgtgcaatagcaagtcttttcaattgcacagtattgtgcaatggcaagaaatatctaattgcacaatattgtgaaatagcaaatttttttttaattagagttatctttctttgtccagaatagtaagcaagaaatatctaattgcaaactATTGTACAacagcaagatttttttttaattggagttatctttctttgtccagaatcaacttaaatctttgttatatacaatatacaatgtatattcactttttactaccaactgataaattaaaataatctttaccattcagtgataacaagcagtttttttacatcttaatattttatgatgtatttaaatgagtagttattgttgcaaactccattagaaattttaattgagattagttttggaataagggaaagggagatgtgattaaaaaaattgggttcaatttttctcatttgaaatttcataaataaaaaagaaaatttcttcaaacatttttttgagaggattaatattcaacagcatagtgaattgctccaagagaaaacaaaaattttaagttcattagaacacattcattctgtgtcagaaacctatgctgtgtcaactatttaatcacaatccaaatttagagctgaatccagcttgaatgttgtgtccatacttgccccaaccgttcagggttcaacctctgcggtcgtataaagctacgccctgcggagcatctggtttattatgggcccagttttcaagttggtgtaaataagggtctaaaattaaaatttgtttgatttcaacaaatattgaatgcatggggttatttgatatgctgaatattACCATGTACTTTAATTTTTGGGCCTTGTTATCAAATTGatccacattgaggtccaaagggtccaaaattaaactttgtttgatttcatcaaaaattgaattcatgGGGTCCtttgctgaatctaaccattttTTAGATTTTGGGTATTGGATCATAAAAGGTAAATGtgcaatttaaaacttttaagttcttagaccacattcattctgtgtcagaaacctatgctgtgtcaaatatttaatcacaaccaaaattcagagctgtattaaGCTTGAATGTTGTATCCATACTTGCCCctactgttcagggttcgacctctgcggttgtattaAGCTGCACCCTACTGAGCATTttaataaaagaggggcgaaagatacaagagggacagtcaaactctttgatcgaaaataaactgacaatgccatggctaaaaaggaagacaacaaacagacaaataatacatgtagtacacaagacacaacaaagaaaaataaagactaagcaactcgaaccccaccaatgaaccacatgtggcacccatcatgttgctGATGTTATTCTCAaactggtaaatagtctaattcgataggtctaATAGGTGAAAAGTGAAttggattgtagttacaacataaggaacatacTGATATCATCTGTGCGATGAATATTCTTTAACAGTCAATCAACTCATGTTGGCATCCgtacaatttacgaagggatgatttcatctccactatttggaactcttgttttaatagtttccttgtgagcagcaacccttttaAGGAAATCATGACTGGAAATACAGGTCCAGGAATATCAAATCaatttgggagatatatactctgtatgcaggcgctAGCATacttgctacatagaaatgggaTGCTCAAATAATTCCTTTtgttgtacaatttttttttcaaccaaaACTCATTGTCAACTTCTAGATTTGAGTCAAGATATGAAgaagacttaactgtatctgttgtatcctt
This sequence is a window from Mytilus edulis chromosome 1, xbMytEdul2.2, whole genome shotgun sequence. Protein-coding genes within it:
- the LOC139522781 gene encoding coiled-coil domain-containing protein 130 homolog, with translation MAERKSVNKYYPPDWDPSKGSVNKHFGQHPLRDRAKKLGQGILVIRFELPYNIWCGGCNSPVGMGVRYNAEKSKVGNYYTTPIYKFRMKCHLCDNYFEIQTDPKNHDYVILCGARRKEQRWDPKDNEQIVPEDKATQKKLATDSMYKLEHGSDDKQRGKSVIKTIGQIADERNQYKDDYIINKIAREKFRNEKKAIKVTEEVDKELLLKSSLDISLVKETDEDKKLAGLLRLRPTETYDEKQIQKRKEIESRPIFETNKTEDLLQKGNDTKHNLAKSIALRKTSPFDTIKSSSNSSKQIRKMLGVRKRSLESNLEEDSPHFKKMKVAMDISVEQSMDNGNLNTVFVDAGSDIVPEDSINRPDSYKSFCDIDKNIIEADTCKSPVIKLQSPITSSGALSLVSVYADSESESSEG